CGAAGGTCACCAGCACATCGCCGATCTGGTTGGTCATGAAGGTAGTGGTGGCGGCGCGGCCACCGGTATCGAGCACCGGGGCCTGCTTGAACAGCTTGCCGACGAAGTCGCGGGCCTTGCTTTCGTCACCGCCCTGCTTGAGTACGTAGCCCCAGGCCGAGAGGTAGGTGTAGCGGCCGTTACCGGAAGTTTTCGGGTTGGGCACGATCACCTGCACGCCGTCCTTGAGCAGGTCCGGCCAGTCCTTCAGCGCCTTGGGGTTGCCCTTGCGCACGATGAACACGGTGGCCGAGGTGAACGGCGCGCTGTTGTTCGGCAGGCGCGTTACCCAGTTGTCCGGCACCAGCTTGCCATTGTCGGCCAGGGCATTGATGTCGGTGGCCATGTTCATGGTGATCACGTCGGCCGGCAGGCCATCGATCACCGCGCGCGCCTGCTTGCTCGAGCCGCCGAAGGACATCTGCAGGTTGACCTTCTCGTTGTGCTCCTTCTCCCAGTGCTTCTGGAACGCCGGGTTGTAGTCCTTGTAGAAGTCGCGCATCACGTCGTACGACACGTTGAGCAGGGTAGGGGCGGCCTGGGCGAGGTTGCTCAGGGCCAGGCCCGCGGCGAGCAGCGAGGCGCTGAAGAGTTTTTTCACTGGGGGCATTCCTTGTTCTGATTCAAAGGGTTGGCGATATGCCAGCGACTATAGCGTTTGGCGCTTTGCTGGCTAAAGATCAAATGGCTCTTTGCTTATGCTGGCCTGCGTTTGGACACTGCCTATTGCTTGGGGAACAACGCATTGCCACAGCGTGAACAGAACGCCGCGCCATGCTCATGGTGGTGCTTGGCGCAGGTCGGGCAGTCATGCTGCAACTGCTCGCCGCGCAGGGCGTTGGCCAGTTCGGCGGTGAAGATGCCGGTAGGCACGGCAATGATCGAGTAACCGGTGATCATCACCAGCGACGACAGCACCTGCCCCAGCGGCGTCTTCGGCACGATATCGCCGAAACCTACCGTGGTGAGGGTGACGATGGCCCAGTAGATACCCTTGGGGATGCTGGTGAAGCCATGCTCCGGCCCTTCGATCACGTACATCAATGTGCCGAACACGGTCACCAGGGTCGACACGCCGACCAGGAATACGATGATCTTCTGCTTGCTGCCCTGCAGCGCCGCCAACAGGTAATGGGCCTGCTTCAAGTACGGGCTGAGCTTGAGCACGCGGAAGATCCGCAGCATGCGCACCACGCGGATGATCAGCAGGTACTGGGCGTCGCTGTAGTACAGGGCGATGATCCCCGGCACGATCGCCAGCAGGTCGACCAGCCCGTAGAAGCTGAAGGCATAGCGCAGTGGCTTGGGCGAGCAGTACAGGCGGGTGATGTATTCGGCGAGGAAGATCGCGGTGAAGCCCCACTCGATCCCGGCCAGCAGCCCGGCGTAGTTCTGGTGAACGTCGTCGATGCTGTCGAGGATCACCGTCACCAGGCTGGCGAGGATGATCAGCAGGAGAATCTTGTCGAAGCGTCTGCCAGCCGTGGTATCGGTCTGGAAGACGATGACGTAGAGCCGCTCGCGCAGGCTCGCAGGGTTGTCCATGGGCTCGTTCCAATGTGAGGATGGGCAGAGCCTAGGGGCTGGGTATCAGCTGTGCAAGCGAGGCGCGTTGCGGCGCTGGTTGAGCTGGACCAGGTGGTTGCCCAGGTGCATCAGCCAGCACGCGGTCACGAACGGCGCGGTCAGCCCGGCGATCGGCAGCAGGTTGAACAGTGGCTGCAGCAGCAGGGCGCAGGCGATGGCGAGCAAGGTCACCCAGGGTTTCTCGCCCTGGCGACTGAAGGCCAGGGCCGCCAGGGCCGCGTTGAAGCCATACAGCCCCAGCCACGCGGCCTGCGTTTCTCCAGCCAGCAGCGCGACACCACCGCCGATGGCCGAGCCGATCACCGCCCAGGTGGCGGCATAGGGGTTGGCGAAGTACATGCCGATGACGATCAGCAGGCCGGCCATGGGCTTGTCGAGCAAAAAGATCTGCCCCACGCCGCGCAGCAGGGCATACACAGCATCGGCTTCGACATAGCCGTTGGCCGACGGCTCGGTCAGCAGCAACGCGGCCCAACCCAGCAGCACGAATGGCGCGGTGTAGGCGATCAGCAGCTTGCCGCCGCGCTTGCGCCACTGATGGGTGAGCATGCTCGACAGGCCGCCGGCGGCGATGATCAGCGGTGGTAGGATCGCCGACCAGGGCAGCACGGCGCTGATCAGGATGCCGATCAGCACGCCGTTGTAGCAGTACAGCCCGGCCTGGCGGTCGGCGCGGTCGTAGCCGCGGCGTTGGGCGGTAAGCAGGCCGGCCAGGGCGCCGAGCAGGGCGCCGCCGACCAGGTTCGGCGCGGTCAGCAGGATGGCCAGCAGGCAGCACAGGCCGCACAGGGGATTGCGCAGCAGCAGCACCTGGCTGAAGCCGTTGAGCAAGGCCGTGGCCCAGTCAGGGCACGGGTTGACGAAATTCTTGGTGTACATGGGCAGTCGGTAAGGTGAGTGGGGAGCGGTGGGCCTCTTCGGGCCTCGGTTTTCCGCAAGCTTCGTACTGGGGAGGGCTTTGCCCTCCTTTCGCCGGCAAGCCGGCTCCCACAAAGGCATGCATGATTCCTGTGGGAGCCGGCTTGCCGGCGAAAAGGGGCGCACAGCGCCCCCGGCGATCTCAGACTAGGGTCTCGATCCGCAGCGTATTAGTCGAACCCGGCTTGCCGAAAGGCACACCGGCGGTGATCAGCAGCGTGTCGCCACGGCTGGCCATGCCTTGGGCCTGGGCGATTTCCAGCGCCGTGGAGACCACCTCGTCGACCTGGCGCAGGCGGTCGTTGACCACCGAGTGCACGCCCCAGGCCACGCTCAGGCGGCGGGCGGTGTTCAGGTTCGGCGTCAGGTTGAGGATCGGCGCCCGTGGCCGCTCGCGGGCGGCGCGCAGGGTGGAGTTCCCCGACTCGCTGTAGTTGACCAGCACCGCCACCGGCAGGATGCCGCTGATGCGGCGGATCGCGCAGCTGATGGCATCGGACACCGTAGCTTCGGCCTTGGGCCGGCCAACGTCGAGCTGGGCCTGGTAGTCCGGGCCGTTCTCCACCTGGCGGATGATCTTGCTCATCATCTGCACCGCTTCCAGCGGGTAGTCGCCCGAGGCGGTCTCGGCCGACAGCATCACCGCGTCGGCGCCTTCGGCCACGGCGTTGGCCACATCGGTGACCTCGGCGCGGGTCGGGGCTGGGGAGAAGCGCATGGATTCGAGCATCTGCGTGGCCACCACCACCGGTTTGCCCAGCTGGCGGCAGGTATTGATGATGCCCTTCTGGATCTGCGGCACGCTCTCGGCCGGCACTTCCACGCCCAGGTCGCCACGGGCGACCATGATCGCGTCGGACAGCTCGGCGATGGCCTGCAGCTGCTCGACCGCCGAGGGCTTCTCGATCTTGGCCATCAGGTAGGCGCGGTCGCCGATCAGCTCGCGTGCTTCGAGGATGTCCTGCGGGCGCTGCACGAACGACAGGGCCACCCAGTCCACGCCCAGCTCGAGGCCGAAGGTGAGGTCGCGGCGGTCCTTCTCGGTGAGCGGGGAGAGCTCGAGCACGGCTTGCGGTACGTTGACGCCCTTGCGATCGGACAGCTCGCCGCCGGCCAGCACTTCGGTGTCGATGGCGTCGCTGTGCTTGGCGGTCACCCGCAGGCGCAGCTTGCCGTCATCGAGCAGCAGGTCCATGCCGGGCTCCAGCGCGGCGATGATCTCTGGGTGTGGCAGGTTCACGCGGCGGCTGTCGCCCGGGGTCTTGTCCAGGTCCAGGCGCAGGGCCTGGCCGCGTTGCAGTTGCACCTTGCCGTCGGCAAAGCGGCCGACGCGCAGCTTCGGCCCCTGCAGGTCCATGAGGATGCCCAGCGGGTAGTTGAGCTGCTGCTCGACTTCGCGGATCCACTGGTAGCGCAGGGCGTGGTCGGCGTGTTCGCCGTGGCTGAAGTTGAGGCGGAAGATGTTCACCCCGGCCTCGACCAGCTGGCGGATGTCATCGATGCCCTTGATCGCAGGCCCGAGGGTGGCGAGGATTTTTACTTTTTTATCAGGCGTCATGAGGGGTCGGTCTCGAGGATCAGGATGGCGCGGAAGTCGTTGACGTTGGTGCGGGTCGGCTCGGTGACGATCAGCGCGTCGAGCGCGGCGAAGTAGCCATAGCCGTTGTTGTTGTCCAGCTCATCGCTGGCCGAAAGGCCCAGGGCCTCGGCGCGGGCGTGGCTGTCCGGGGTCATGAAGGCGCCGGCGTTGTCCTCGGAGCCGTCGATGCCGTCGGTATCACCGGCCAATGCGTACACCCCCGGTAGGCCCTTGAGGCTTTCGGTAAGGCTGAGCAGGAACTCGGCGTTGCGCCCGCCACGGCCATTGCCACGCACGGTGACGGTGGTCTCGCCGCCGGAGAGGATCACGCAGGGCGCCTTCAGCGGCTGGCCGTGCAGGACGACCTGGCGGGCGATGCCGGCATGCACCTTGGCCACCTCGCGCGACTCGCCTTCCAGGTCGCCGAGGATCAGCGGGCTGAAGCCGGCCTGGCGGGCTTTCACCGCGGCGGCCTCGAGCGATTGCTGGGGCCGGGCGATCAGCTGGAAGTGGCTGCGCGAAAGGGTCGGGTCGTCGGCCTTGACGGTTTCCGATGCCGGATTGTTGAGCCAGTCGATGACGGCCTTGGGCGCTTCGATGTTGTAGCGCTTGAGGATCGCCAGGGCGTCGGCCGAGGTGCTGGGGTCGGCCACGGTAGGGCCGGAGGCGATGACCGTGGCCAGGTCGCCCGGTACATCGGAAATCGCGTAGGTGTAGACGGTGGCCGGCCAGCAGGCCTTGGCCAGGCGCCCGCCCTTGATCGCCGAGAGGTGCTTGCGCACGCAGTTCATCTCGCCGATGGTGGCGCCGGATTTCAGCAGGGCTTTGTTGATCTGCTGCTTGTCGGCCAGGGTCAGGCCTTCGGCGGGCAGGGCCAGCAGGGCGGAACCGCCGCCGGAGAGCAGGAAGATGACGCGGTCGTCTTCGCTGAGGTTGCTGACCAGCGCGAGCACGCGCTTGGCCACGGCCAGGCCGGCGGCATCAGGGACCGGGTGGGCGGCTTCGACCACCTCGATCTTCTGGCAGCTGGCGCCGTGGCCGTAGCGGGTCACGACCAGGCCCGAGACCTCGCCTTGCCAGCTTTTCTCGACCACTTCGGCCATGGCGGCGGCGGCCTTGCCGGCGCCGATGACAATGACCCTGCCGCTACGGTCGGCGGGCAGGTGGGGTTCGAGGACCTGACGGGGGTGGGCGGCGGCGATGGCTGTGTCGAACAGCTCGCGCAGGAATTTTTGTGGATCGACCGACATGGCAGGCTCCCAGATTCTTGTTGTTCTGCAAAATCGAAAACGCCCCTGGAACTGCCTCCGTGCAGGCCGAACCAGGGGCGGGTGTTGCTCGGGGTCACCCTTCGACCTGTGGTTGCAGGAGAACGGTGTTGGATTCATCGCCGGCAAGCCGGCTCCCACAGGTACAGCGCTGGATCATGGGACGGTGCGGTCCCTGTGGGAGCCGGCTTGCCGGCGAAAGGGCTGCGCAGCAGCCCCCGGATTCAAATCACTTGTCGTCGCGGATCGAGAAGTTGGCCATGTGCTCCAGGCCCTTGATCAGCGCCGAGTGGTCCCAGTTGCCGCCGCCCAGGGCCTGGCAGGTGTTGAACACTTGCTGGGCATTGGAGGTGTTGGGCAGGTTGATACCCAGCTCCTTGGCGCCTTGCAGGGCCAGGTTCAGGTCCTTCTGGTGCAGGTTGATGCGGAAGCCTGGGTCGAAGGTGCCTTTGATCATGCGCTCGGCATGCACTTCGAGGATCTTCGAGGAGGCGAAGCCGCCCATCAGTGCTTCACGCACCTTGGCCGGGTCGGCGCCGTTCTTGGCGGCGAACAGCAGGGCTTCGGCAACGGCCTGGATGTTCAGGGCGACGATGATCTGGTTGGCCACCTTGGCGGTCTGGCCGTCGCCGTTGCCGCCGACGCGGGTGATGTTCTTGCCCATGGCTTCGAACAGCGGCAGGGCGCGCTCGAAGGCTTTCGGGCAACCGCCGACCATGATGCTCAGGGTCGCGGCCTTGGCACCGACTTCGCCGCCGGACACCGGGGCGTCCAGGTAGGCGGCGCCGGTGGCCTTGATCTTCTCGGCGAAGGCTTTGGTGGCGGTAGGCGAGATCGAGCTCATGTCGATCACCACCTTGTTCGGGCCCACGCCTTCGGCGACGCCGTTTTCACCGAACAGCACGCTTTCGACCTGTGGGGTGTCGGGCACCATGACGATGATGAATTCAGCTTCCTGGGCCACTTCCTTCGGGTTGGCCAGGGCCACGCCGCCAGCGGCGATCAGGTTGGCCGGCGCTGCGTCGTGGTGGGTCGAAACGAAGATGCTGTGACCTGCTTTTTGCAGGTTCTGGGCCATGGGGTTGCCCATGATGCCGGTGCCGATGAAACCGATTTTAGCCATGAGAGATTACCTCGTTGTAATTGTTGAATCTCGATGGAGCAGGCGGTGCGAACCTTGTGGGAGCTGGCTTGCCAGCGATTGCGATCGATCTGCAAACGATGTTGGCCGTGTTGACGCTGTCGCTGGCAAGCCAGCTCCCACAGGGGCCAATCAGGGCAGCCCCTTCGAGCGAATCCTTAGATCGCGTTGTGAGTTTTGAGCCAGCCCAGGCCCGCCTCGGTGGTGGTCTTGGGCTTGTACTCCGCGCCCACCCAGCCCTGGTAGCCGATGCGGTCCAGGTGCTCGAACAGGAAGCGGTAGTTGATCTCGCCGGTGCCCGGCTCGTGGCGGCCCGGGTTGTCGGCCAGCTGCACGTGGTTGATCAGCTTCAGGTTGGTTTCCAGGGTGCGCGCCAGGTCACCTTCCATGATCTGCATGTGGTAGATGTCGTACTGCAGGAACAGGTTGTCGCTGCCCACCTCGGCCTGGATTTCCAGGGCCTGTTTCGTGGTGTTCAGGTAGAAGCCCGGGATGTCGCGGGTGTTGATCATTTCCATGACCAGGCGGATGCCGGCGGCCTTGAGCTTGTCGGCGGCGTAGCGCAGGTTTTCCACGAAGGTCTTGCGCACGGTGGCGCAGTCAGGGCCTTGCGGGCGGATGCCGGCCAGGGCGTTGACCTGGGTGTTGCCCAGCACCTTGGCGTACTCGATGGCCTTGTCGACACCGGCGCGGAACTCTTCGACGCGGTCGGGGTGGCAGGTGATGCCGCGCTCACCTTTCGACCAGTCGCCGGCCGGCAGGTTGAACAGCACCTGGGTCAGGCCATGGGCGTCGAGCTGCTGCTTGATCTCGGCGGCGCTGAAATCGTACGGGAAGAGGTATTCGACGCCGCTGAAACCAGCGTCGGCGGCGGCCTTGAAGCGAGCCAGGAAGTCCTGTTCGGTGAACAGCATGGACAGGTTGGCGGCGAAGCGAGGCATAAGTCGTCTCCTTGCGTTGATTGCCCCCGCGCGCGGCGCGGGGGCGTCAGGCGATCAGTCCAGCAGCGAGATGGCGGTCGGCGCGTCGTTGCCGACCAGGGCGAGGTCTTCGAACTCGTTGACCGCGTTGATCTCGGTGCCCATGGAAATGTTGGTCACACGCTCGAGAATCACTTCGACCACCACCGGCACGCGGAACTCTTCGGCCATCTTCTGCGCCTTGAGCAGGGCAGGGGCGATCTCGGCCGGTTGGAACACGCGGATGGCCTTGCAGCCCAGGCCCTCGACCACGGCGACGTGGTCGACACCGTAGGTGGCGGCGTCGGTGGAATTGATGTTCTCGAACGCCAGTTGTACACAGTAATCCATGTCGAAACCACGCTGCGCCTGTCGGATCAGGCCGAGGTAGGCGTTGTTCACCAGCACGTGGACGTATGGCAGGTTGAACTGCGCGCCCACCGCCAGCTCTTCGATCATGAACTGGAAGTCGTAGTCACCGGACAGCGCGACCACCTTACGTTTCGGGTCGGCCTTGACCACGCCGAGCGCGGCAGGGATGGTCCAGCCCAGCGGGCCGGCCTGGCCGCAGTTGATCCAGTGGCGTGGCTTGTACACGTGCAGGAACTGCGCGCCGGCGATCTGCGACAGGCCGATGGTGCTGACGTAGGTGGTGTCCTTGCCGAACACTTCGTTCATTTCCTGGTACACGCGCTGCGGTTTGACCGGGACGTTGTCGAAGTTGGTCTTGCGCTGCAGGGTAGCCTTGCGTTCCTGGCAGTCTTCCAGCCAGGCCTTGCGGCACTTGAGCTTGCCTGCGGCTTTCCATTCGCGGGCCACTTCGAGGAACACGTCCAGGGCCTTGCCGGCGTCCGAGACGATACCCAAGTCCGGGGTGAACACACGGCCGATCTGGGTCGGTTCGATGTCCACGTGCACGAACTTGCGGCCTTCGGTGTAGACGTCGACAGAGCCGGTGTGGCGGTTGGCCCAGCGGTTGCCGATACCGAACACCAGGTCGGACTTGAGCATGGTCGCGTTGCCGTAGCGGTGCGAGGTCTGCAGGCCGACCATGCCGACCATCAATTCGTGATCGTCCGGGATGGTGCCCCAGCCCATCAGGGTTGGCACTACCGGTACGCCGGTCAGTTCGGCGAACTCGACCAGCTTGTCGCTGGCGTCGGCGTTGATGATGCCGCCGCCGGCTACCAGCAGCGGGCGTTCGGCGTCATTGAGCAGGGCCAGGGCTTTTTCGGCCTGTACGCGGGTGGCGGCTGGCTTGTTGATCGCCAGTGGCTCGTAGGCATCGATGTCGAACTCGATCTCGGCCATCTGCACGTCGAACGGCAGGTCGATCAGCACCGGGCCTGGGCGGCCGGTGCGCATTTCATAGAAGGCTTTCTGGAAGGCGTACGGCACTTGGCCTGGCTCGAGGACGGTGGTCGCCCACTTGGTCACCGGCTTGACGATGCTGGTGATGTCGACGGCCTGGAAGTCTTCCTTGTGCAGGCGGGCACGCGGGGCCTGGCCGGTGATGCAGAGGATCGGGATGGAGTCGGCCGAGGCGCTGTACAGGCCGGTGACCATGTCGGTGCCGGCGGGGCCGGAGGTGCCGATGCACACGCCGATGTTGCCCGGGTTGGCGCGGGTGTAGCCCTCGGCCATGTGCGAGGCGCCTTCGACGTGGCGAGCGAGGACGTGATCGATGCCACCGACTTTTTTCAGGGCCGAGTACAGCGGGTTGATCGCGGCGCCGGGAATGCCGAACGCGGTATCTACACCTTCACGGCGCATGACCAGAACGGCTGCATCGATTGCTCTCATTTTGCTCATGGTTTGTGCCTCATCGATTTTGTAATTGTATACAACTTGCGTTGCGACAGAGTGTATTCATGGTCGGCGCAAAAGGTCAATCCATTTTCGTCGGCGGCTTTGACTTGCTGGTCATGGCAAAAAAGGGCGGCATTTCGTCGCAGTGAGACACATTGGATCAGAAAATTGTATACAAACAGTGCCTTTGTTGTGTTCTATCTTGTCTATTGGTTTTCAACTGCCCTCAGGGCTTCTCACAACAAGAAGAGGACCTTTTCATGAACGCATTGACCCTTAAACAGGCCGTGGGCGTGGTAAATGCCGCGTTGGCCGCAGGGCGCAAGATCAACGCCGCGCCCTTGACCGTGGCGGTGCTCGACGCCGGCGGGCACTTGCTGGCGTTGCAGCGCGAGGACGGTGCCAGCCTGCTGCGCCCCGAGGTGGCCATCGGCAAGGCCTGGGGCGCGGTGGCGCTGGGCAAGGGTTCGCGCCTGCTGGCGCTGGACTCGCAGCAGCGCCCCGCCTTCTACGCGGCTTTGAACGGGCTCGGCGAGCGACCGGTGGTGCCGGTGCCAGGGGGCGTGCTGATCCGTGATCAGGAGGGCAAGGTGCTGGGGGCGGTGGGGATCAGCGGCGATACGTCGGATATCGACGAGCAGTGCGCGATCAGTGCGATCGAAGAGGTGGGGCTGACGGCGGATGCCGGGGTGGCGGCTTAAGGTTCAGTTTCTCTGGGGCCGCTGTGCGGCCCATCGCCGCGGTTCGTCGCCACGACAAGCCGGCTCCCACAGGAATTGTGCAGGGCCTGTGGGAGCCGGCTTGCCGGCGATAAGGGCTGCGCAGCAGCCCCATTGGCCCTGTCAGGCTGCCTCGGGCTCGCAGCCCTTCAGCACCAGGCGAATGATGGTCTCCGCCGCCGCGTCATAGTCACTGTCGGCCAGTTTGGCCTTGCCGGTCACCACGGCGATCTGCCAGTCGAAATCCGCATAGGTTTGCGTCGCCGCCCAGATGCTGAACATCAGGTGGTGCGGGTCGACGTGGGCGATCTGGCCGCGTTCGATCCAGCGCTGGATGCACTCGATGTTGTGGCGGGCCTGCTCGTTGAGCTGCTCGACCTGGCGCGGCGACAGGTGCGGCGCGCCATGCATGATCTCGCTGGCGAACACCTTGGAGGCGTGGGGCAGGTCGCGGGAGATGCGGATCTTCGAGCGGATGTACGCGCTGAGCACCTCTTTCGGATCACCGTCGGCGTTGAACGGCGTCGAGGCCTGCATGATCGGCGCGATGATGCTCTCGAGCACCTCGCGGTAGAGGTTTTCCTTCGACTTGAAGTAGTAGTACACGTTCGGCTTGGGCAGGCCGGCCTTGGCCGCGATATCGCTGGTCTTGGTGGCGGCGAAGCCCTTGTCGGCGAATTCTTCACTGGCTGCGCGCAGGATCAGTTCCTTGTTGCGCTCGCGAATGGTGCTCATTGTCGGGAATCTTCCTCGGGTCTGGCCCCTCCAAGAGGGGTCCGGCATGGTAGCACCCGCTCGGACGGGCGCTCAAGGCAGCGTCTTTGGGCTAGAATCCCGGCCATTCGAACCTACTGGAAACATTTTGACATGGCAGGAAGCAGCTTACTGGTACTGATCGACGATATCGCCACGGTCCTCGACGATGTCTCGTTGATGACCAAGGTCGCGGCGAAGAAGACCGCCGGGGTGCTGGGCGACGACCTGGCGCTCAATGCCCAGCAGGTCACCGGTGTGCGCGCCGAACGCGAGATCCCGGTGGTGTGGGCGGTGGCCAAGGGTTCGCTGGTGAACAAGGCGATCCTGGTGCCGGCGGCGCTGCTGATCAGCGCGTTCATTCCCTGGGCGGTGATTCCGCTGCTGATGGTCGGTGGCGCCTACCTGTGCTTCGAGGGCTTCGAGAAGCTGGCGCACAAGTTCCTGCATAGCAAGGCCGAGGACGACGCGCAGCACGAGGCGCGCAAGGCGGCCGTGGCGGACGAGCAGGTCGACCTGGTGGCCTTTGAGAAGAGCAAGATCAAGGGCGCGGTACGCACCGACTTCATCCTCTCCGCCGAGATCATCGCCATCACCCTGGGTACCGTGGCCGATGCGCCGCTGAGCCAGCAGATCATCGTGCTGTCGGGGATCGCGCTGGTGATGACCATTGGTGTCTATGGCCTGGTGGCAGGCATCGTCAAGCTCGATGACCTGGGGCTGTGGATGACCAAGAAAGCCTCGGCGCTGAGCCAGGCGGTGGGCAACGGCATCCTGCGCGCCGCGCCGTACATGATGAAGAGCCTGTCGGTGATCGGCACCGCGGCGATGTTCCTGGTCGGTGGCGGCATCCTGGTGCATGGCATCGCGCCGCTGCATCACGCCATCGAGGCGTTCAGCGAAGGACGGGGCGGGGCGTTGACCGGGGCACTGCTCAATGGTGTGGCGGGGGTGATTGCGGGGGCTGTGGTGCTGGCGCTGGTTGCTGTCGTGGGCAAGTTCTGGCGGGCGCTGAGACCCGCGAACTGAGGCGCCAGGCCGGGGCTTGCCCCGGTTCGCCGGCAAGCCGGCTCCCACAGAAATAGGTCGATCACTGTGGGGGCCGGCTTACACTCGGATCAGAAGTGAACCTTGACCAGGAAACTCATGGTGTTCTGATCGGTAGTGAAGGCATCGCTGTCTTTGATGCCGTACTTGTTCTTCCAGTAGTCGTACTCGATACCCACGTACAACTGCTTCTCGCCCAGGTGCAGCGCTTTGCCCAGGTCGTACTTGACCTGCGGGTTGAAGTGCAGGTTCGCCTGGTAGGTGCCGCGACGGTTCTCGTCGTTGTCCACCACCCAGTCCATGAAGCCGTCGATGAGAATGTCGGACGAACCCACGGGGATGGTGTAGGACCACACCGGGGTGATCTGCCAGACGTTGTCGCCTGGGCGGCTGCCGTCGGTGGTGCGCTGGTAGAAGTTCAGCTGGAAGTAGTCGAAGCCTGGGATCGCCAGGTCGAAGCCGGGGCCGATCAGGTAGGACTCGGTGTCACCCTCGCCGAACTCGTAGGTCATGGCCAGCAGCACGTCCTTGACCGGGCCGAACTCGAGCTTCTGGTCGAAAATCTTGCCGAACGACAGGCGTGGGCTGAACTCGCCGTAGTAGGTGTTCGGGCCGTTGCTGGCGTCCTTCTTGCCCTGGTAGAAGATCTTGTCGAAGAAGAAGAAGTTGTCGCCGTACTTCCACGCATCGGCGTGCTCGAAGGTCACGGTCTGCTGGATCTCGGGGTTGACCTTGAAGTTCTTGCCCCACAGGTAGGTCAGGCTGTTGTTCTGCCATTGCAGCAGGTCACCGGCTTGGCTGGCGCCGCAGGCCAGCAGGCCGCCGGCGAGGATCAGGCTATTGATGGTA
This sequence is a window from Pseudomonas maumuensis. Protein-coding genes within it:
- the gcl gene encoding glyoxylate carboligase yields the protein MSKMRAIDAAVLVMRREGVDTAFGIPGAAINPLYSALKKVGGIDHVLARHVEGASHMAEGYTRANPGNIGVCIGTSGPAGTDMVTGLYSASADSIPILCITGQAPRARLHKEDFQAVDITSIVKPVTKWATTVLEPGQVPYAFQKAFYEMRTGRPGPVLIDLPFDVQMAEIEFDIDAYEPLAINKPAATRVQAEKALALLNDAERPLLVAGGGIINADASDKLVEFAELTGVPVVPTLMGWGTIPDDHELMVGMVGLQTSHRYGNATMLKSDLVFGIGNRWANRHTGSVDVYTEGRKFVHVDIEPTQIGRVFTPDLGIVSDAGKALDVFLEVAREWKAAGKLKCRKAWLEDCQERKATLQRKTNFDNVPVKPQRVYQEMNEVFGKDTTYVSTIGLSQIAGAQFLHVYKPRHWINCGQAGPLGWTIPAALGVVKADPKRKVVALSGDYDFQFMIEELAVGAQFNLPYVHVLVNNAYLGLIRQAQRGFDMDYCVQLAFENINSTDAATYGVDHVAVVEGLGCKAIRVFQPAEIAPALLKAQKMAEEFRVPVVVEVILERVTNISMGTEINAVNEFEDLALVGNDAPTAISLLD
- a CDS encoding glycerate kinase type-2 family protein yields the protein MSVDPQKFLRELFDTAIAAAHPRQVLEPHLPADRSGRVIVIGAGKAAAAMAEVVEKSWQGEVSGLVVTRYGHGASCQKIEVVEAAHPVPDAAGLAVAKRVLALVSNLSEDDRVIFLLSGGGSALLALPAEGLTLADKQQINKALLKSGATIGEMNCVRKHLSAIKGGRLAKACWPATVYTYAISDVPGDLATVIASGPTVADPSTSADALAILKRYNIEAPKAVIDWLNNPASETVKADDPTLSRSHFQLIARPQQSLEAAAVKARQAGFSPLILGDLEGESREVAKVHAGIARQVVLHGQPLKAPCVILSGGETTVTVRGNGRGGRNAEFLLSLTESLKGLPGVYALAGDTDGIDGSEDNAGAFMTPDSHARAEALGLSASDELDNNNGYGYFAALDALIVTEPTRTNVNDFRAILILETDPS
- the pyk gene encoding pyruvate kinase — translated: MTPDKKVKILATLGPAIKGIDDIRQLVEAGVNIFRLNFSHGEHADHALRYQWIREVEQQLNYPLGILMDLQGPKLRVGRFADGKVQLQRGQALRLDLDKTPGDSRRVNLPHPEIIAALEPGMDLLLDDGKLRLRVTAKHSDAIDTEVLAGGELSDRKGVNVPQAVLELSPLTEKDRRDLTFGLELGVDWVALSFVQRPQDILEARELIGDRAYLMAKIEKPSAVEQLQAIAELSDAIMVARGDLGVEVPAESVPQIQKGIINTCRQLGKPVVVATQMLESMRFSPAPTRAEVTDVANAVAEGADAVMLSAETASGDYPLEAVQMMSKIIRQVENGPDYQAQLDVGRPKAEATVSDAISCAIRRISGILPVAVLVNYSESGNSTLRAARERPRAPILNLTPNLNTARRLSVAWGVHSVVNDRLRQVDEVVSTALEIAQAQGMASRGDTLLITAGVPFGKPGSTNTLRIETLV
- a CDS encoding urea transporter gives rise to the protein MYTKNFVNPCPDWATALLNGFSQVLLLRNPLCGLCCLLAILLTAPNLVGGALLGALAGLLTAQRRGYDRADRQAGLYCYNGVLIGILISAVLPWSAILPPLIIAAGGLSSMLTHQWRKRGGKLLIAYTAPFVLLGWAALLLTEPSANGYVEADAVYALLRGVGQIFLLDKPMAGLLIVIGMYFANPYAATWAVIGSAIGGGVALLAGETQAAWLGLYGFNAALAALAFSRQGEKPWVTLLAIACALLLQPLFNLLPIAGLTAPFVTACWLMHLGNHLVQLNQRRNAPRLHS
- a CDS encoding ion transporter, giving the protein MDNPASLRERLYVIVFQTDTTAGRRFDKILLLIILASLVTVILDSIDDVHQNYAGLLAGIEWGFTAIFLAEYITRLYCSPKPLRYAFSFYGLVDLLAIVPGIIALYYSDAQYLLIIRVVRMLRIFRVLKLSPYLKQAHYLLAALQGSKQKIIVFLVGVSTLVTVFGTLMYVIEGPEHGFTSIPKGIYWAIVTLTTVGFGDIVPKTPLGQVLSSLVMITGYSIIAVPTGIFTAELANALRGEQLQHDCPTCAKHHHEHGAAFCSRCGNALFPKQ
- the hyi gene encoding hydroxypyruvate isomerase yields the protein MPRFAANLSMLFTEQDFLARFKAAADAGFSGVEYLFPYDFSAAEIKQQLDAHGLTQVLFNLPAGDWSKGERGITCHPDRVEEFRAGVDKAIEYAKVLGNTQVNALAGIRPQGPDCATVRKTFVENLRYAADKLKAAGIRLVMEMINTRDIPGFYLNTTKQALEIQAEVGSDNLFLQYDIYHMQIMEGDLARTLETNLKLINHVQLADNPGRHEPGTGEINYRFLFEHLDRIGYQGWVGAEYKPKTTTEAGLGWLKTHNAI
- a CDS encoding sulfate ABC transporter substrate-binding protein, with amino-acid sequence MKKLFSASLLAAGLALSNLAQAAPTLLNVSYDVMRDFYKDYNPAFQKHWEKEHNEKVNLQMSFGGSSKQARAVIDGLPADVITMNMATDINALADNGKLVPDNWVTRLPNNSAPFTSATVFIVRKGNPKALKDWPDLLKDGVQVIVPNPKTSGNGRYTYLSAWGYVLKQGGDESKARDFVGKLFKQAPVLDTGGRAATTTFMTNQIGDVLVTFENEAEMIAREFGHDQFEVVYPSVSAEAEPPVSVVDKVVAKKGTQAVAEEYLKYLWSPEAQEIAANNYLRPRDATVLAKYTDRFPKVDFLSVEKTFGDWRTVQKTHFNDGGVFDQIYTSH
- a CDS encoding 2-hydroxy-3-oxopropionate reductase, which produces MAKIGFIGTGIMGNPMAQNLQKAGHSIFVSTHHDAAPANLIAAGGVALANPKEVAQEAEFIIVMVPDTPQVESVLFGENGVAEGVGPNKVVIDMSSISPTATKAFAEKIKATGAAYLDAPVSGGEVGAKAATLSIMVGGCPKAFERALPLFEAMGKNITRVGGNGDGQTAKVANQIIVALNIQAVAEALLFAAKNGADPAKVREALMGGFASSKILEVHAERMIKGTFDPGFRINLHQKDLNLALQGAKELGINLPNTSNAQQVFNTCQALGGGNWDHSALIKGLEHMANFSIRDDK